The Halorhabdus rudnickae sequence GGTATGGAAGAGGCCTACCGCGAGAAGGACGATCTCACGCTATACAATGACGAGGCTGTCTTCGTGGACGAGCGAACCGTCACGGTCGACGGCGAGCGCGTCAGCGGTGACAAGGTCGTCGTCGCCGCCGGGAGTCGTCCACTCGTGCCGCCGATCGACGGCCTCGATTCGGTCGAGTATCTCACCAGTCGTGAAGCGCTGTATCTCGACGAACAACCCGAGAGCCTCGTCATCATCGGTGGCGGATATATCGCTGTCGAGTTGGGCTACTTCTTCGAAACGCTGGGGACAGACGTGCGCATCATCGAATCCGGTGAGACCCTTCTTGGCCGGGAAGATCCCGACGTGAGCGAGACGTTCACCGATATCGCACGCGATCGTCACGGGGTTCACACCGGGTATCGCGCGACTGCCGTCGAATCGGTAAACGGTTCCGTCCGGGTCACCGCTGAGAGCGAAGACGACGACGCGATCACCGTCGAGGGCGAAGAGGTGCTGGTCGCGGCGGGCCGACGACCGAACACGGACACACTCGACGTTGCGGCAGCCGGGATTGAGACGGACGACCGCGGGTTCATTCTGACGGATGAACGATTGCAGACCAGTGCGGAGAACGTCTGGGCCCAGGGCGACATCGCGGGTAACGCGATGTTCAAACACTCAGGCGATTACGAGACGCGCGTCGCGATCGACAATGTCGTCCACGATGCTAACCGGCCGATTGACCTTTCTGCGATGCCCCACGCTGTCTTCACAGAACCACAGGTCGCCGGCGTCGGCAAGACGGAGGCCGAGCTCGCTGCCGCGGGCCAGGAATACGTCGTCGGCCGGCAGTCACTCCCCGACACGCCGATGGGGCGGGCAAAGAAGCTGGAACACGGCTTCGTGAAGGTTCTTGCCACGCCGGACGGCGAGATCCTGGGCTGTCACATGCTTGGTGAAGAGGCCTCGACGATGATCCACGAGGTGCTGGTCGCAATGCGGGCGGGATCTGGACAGGTCAGCGATATTACGGATACTATCCACGCCCACCCGACGCTGAACAAGGCCGTCGAGTACGCGTTCCGAGACGCGCTGAGCGAGTAGTGGCGGCGCGGCGAGATCGTTTTCAGCACTCCACCAGCGAACAGTCGAAGACGAACGACTCCTGAACGTCTTCGACGGTCCCAATCAGGTCCTCGGCGGCCGGTCGATCGTCGATCGAGTCCCCACGATGGGTGAACATCACTTCGGCAGCATCGCCGCGCGTATCGAGGACGACGCTTTGGGGAAGTCGCCCCAGTAAGTCGTGCAGTTGGCCGACCGGCCCATACCGCGTCGGCTGGTCGTACTGGTCGGCGACGCGTTTCTCGCCGTCGGCCAGGAGCGGAAACGGGAACTCCTCGACGACGTTGTCCCGCCAGTCGGCCGCGCGCTCGCGCGGTTCAGGTAATATCGGCAGCACGGCCGTCTTCAGTTCGTTGAACGTGCGAGCGTGCTCGCTGATCTCGCTGACCTGTGCCTTGCACTTCGGGCAGTGGTAATCCCGCAGGAAGAGCAATACGGCGAAGTCGGAGGCGTCGATCACCTCCGCGAGCGAGAGGGGGTCAGGACCGATCCCAACGTTCGGTAATTCGAAGTCCAGGGCGTCAGTGGTGAAGGTTTGTTCTGACATGTTCGTTCTGTCTCCCTCAAGGGCCATGAACGACCGGTAGCGTTTGCGTGAGCGGGTGAGGTACGCGTAACTGGGGTTCCGTCAGGCGTAGCTATTTGTGCCTCATGACCGTTCCCCACAGATATGCCCGAAACGAACGATCAAAACGAGTACGACGTTATCGTGGTCGGTGGCGGTCCTGCTGGCCAATCTGCTGCACTGTACACGACCCGGCTCGGCCATCGAACCGCCATTGTCGATGTCGGCGGCGGCCGGGCAGCTATGATCCAGGAGGTCCACAACCTGATCGGCGTTCCCGAGGACGAAAGTGGGATGGACCTGCTCGGGGTCGGTCGCGAACAACTAGAAGAATATGGGTGTGACTTCTATCGCGACCGCGTCACCTCATGTTCGCGCGACGGTGACGCCATCACTCTCGTGGGAAATGACAACGAGTACACCGCTCAGGCGGTCGTTCTCGCAACGGGATTCAACGACGTCCGCCCCGACCCGCCGCTGCCCCGCACAGGCCGGGGACTGCACTACTGTCTGCACTGCGACGCCCACATGTTCGTCGACGAGCCGGTGTACGTCATGGGCCATGGCGAGAGCGCAGTCCACGTTGCAGGGATCATGCTCAACTTCACCGACGAGGTGGATCTGCTGACCCGGGGGAACGAACCCGAGTGGAGTGACGAAACGGCCGAGACGCTTGAGGCCCATCCGATCAACGTGATTCACGACGACATCGCCGGCGTCCAGAACGGCGAGGACGGCTGGCTGAAGGCGTTAGAATTCGAGGGCGGTGATGTCAGGGAGTACAAGGGCGGGTTTGCCATGTACGGCGCGGAGTACAACAATGGCCTTGCGCGGGAACTCGGTTGTGAAATCAACGCTGACGGGACTGTCGAGGTTGACGATCACGGCCGGACGAGTGTCGAGAAGGTCTACGCGGTCGGCGACCTGACCCCGGGCCACAACCAGCTCCCGATCGCGCTCGGTGCAGGCGCGAAAGCTGGCATCGACATTCACTTCTCGTTGCGTGATTTCCCCCGCGACCCCGACGTGTTGGATTCACAGGGACCAGTTCGCGACGAGGAAGTCCCGGGAATTCCCGACCAACTGCTCGAACAGGCCGTTGATTTCCACACCTACGGGGAGTGACCGCTTGACACTGGACTGAAAATCTCACGTGCGGGTGATCTAACGGCGTTTCCATTGTCCGCGACGTTTTCAAACGACTTGTTTGCTCTGGCCAGCAACCCCACTTCGCAAGCGTTCAGTCAGTCACCGGTTGGGCTTGCGCGTCTGTTTGGGATGTTCAGCGATGAACACGCTCGTGTTCTCGGGCACGTCTTCAGTCACCCACGAGTTCGCACCGATACTCACGTGATCGCCGATTTCGACCGTCCCGAGTACGTTACTTCCGGCGCCGATAACGACGTTGTCGCCGATGTCGGGATGACGCTTGTAGTCTTTGGCGAGCATATGCCCCTCGCCTTCCTCCTCTTCCTCGAAGTGGAGCGTGCCCAGCGTGACGTTCTGATAAATACGGACCCAGTTACCGACGGTCGCGGTCTCGCCGATGACGACGCCAGACCCGTGATCGACGAAAAAGTACTCACCGATCTCGGCCCCGGGGTGGATATCGATACCTGTCTCGGTTCTGGCGTACTCGGCGAGTTCCCGGGCGTAGGCGAAGATATCCGCCTCATAGAGCACATGCGCGACACGATGGGTCAGGGTCGCGTGAAACCCGGGATACGACCGGATGATCTCACAATAGCTTTTCGCTGCCGGGTCACCCTTGTACGCCGCCTCGACGTCCTTTTTGAGGGCACGTCGGATCGCCGGTAACTGGTCGAGCGTCCCGTCGATCACCTCCGTCACGGTCTCTTCGTCCTGATCGGAATAGGCGGTGATGCCTGTCTCCATGCAGCGACCGAGCTCAGTCAGCCGACGGTGCGTTTCATCGGGATCGTCCAACAACTCCGTCGCATTCCAGCATCTGGGAAACAAGAGTTGTTTGAGAAGCGGCGGTTCCTCGCGCAGGAACTCGCGACGAGGATACGTCCGTGAGGAATCCGTTGGAAACGGCGACTCGTCTGTTCGATACGACTCGACAAGTTCTCTATGAGTGTCGCCTGCGTACTCGTAGTTCATTCGTCTTGTCTCGACGTTGTCCCCCACGATTCGTTGCTCTGTCGGATCGTGGACTGCGGTCTCATCGCCGTTCGTCGAGGAACGTTTCACACCGCTGGTTCCCGAGGTCCATCAGTTCGGTGATGAAGGTCGGATCGCGATCGATTTTCGTCGAACAGTGGAATCGCTCACCCATGTCGATACGGTGGATGTCGGTCTTCGAGAACTCCTCGGCAGGAAGTTTTCCGTCTTCGACCCACTCATTGATCTGCTCGATGAACCCCAGTTCCTGGTTCAGCGAGATGTTCCCCGACAGCTCGTTTCGTCGGTCGGCGATCTCCTCCAGACTCGTGGGTTCACCCTCGAACTCCTGGGGATTGATCTGGATAATCCAGAGTTCGTCCGGCTTGCGCTCGGGCGGCTGATGCATCATGTCACCGACGGGCGGATTCTGTGAGAAGAGGCCGTCCCAGTGATAGTGACCGTTGATCTCGACGGCCTCGAAGACGTTGGGGACGGCCGCCGATGCGAGGACGGCATCGACGGTCACATCCTCGTCGACGAACGTTTCGAAGACTCCAGCGTTGACGTTGACCGTCCCGACGACGAGTTCTGGGTTACTCATTCGGCAGTAATCCGGAATCGCTTCGAAGTCAATGTGGGCCTCTAGGACGTCTCGGATGCGTTCCTTGCCGATCTCTTTTCCCGGTACCTGGTACGGAGTTATTTGCGGGAGTGGCATTCCGCTCGACTGTAGTTTATTGACTCCCTTCAGCCAGGAGTTGAGCATCCGATCATCGAAACCGTTGGCCGCGAGGTCGTCCCAGATCGCGTTCACGAGATCGGCCGCCCTGTCCGGCCCCTCGGTTACGAGGCCGTACCACGCGGCGAGGGCGTTGAACGCACCGCCGGAGGTACCGCTGATCCCGACAAGTTCGAACTCGTCATCCCAGTCGCACTCGCGTAGCATTTCTTCGAGGACACCTGCGGTAAATGCCGTGTGGCTCCCGCCGCCTTGACACGCGATAGCCACGTTCGTCGTCTCACTCATAGGTAGTGGTATATCCGCCGTCGAATAAGAGATCGCCGCCGTTGAGGTGGCTGGCATGCGACGAGAAGCCAAAGACGAAGAGATTCGCGACTTCTGCTGGCGTCATCATTTCCTTCGTGCGGGCCTGGCCGAGCATGACGTCCTCGACGACTTCCTGCTCGGAGATACCGCGCTTCTCGGCGGTGTCCCGGATCTGGTTGACCATCAGCGGCGTCAGGACGTACCCGACCGAGACCGAAAAGCCCCGGAGTGAGCCCTCGCCCTCGGCGGCGATGGCCCTGGTCAGCCCGGTGATGCCGTGTTTGGCCGTGATGTAGGCCGGCTTGGCCTGTGTGGCGTAGTGACCGTGTACGGAGGACATGTTCGCGATCGCGCCCACGCCGTCGTCGGTCTCACGGATGTGTGGCATCGCCCGCTTGGCGGTGTAAAACGGTGCTCGCAGCATGATGTCCGTCAGGAGGTCGTACTTGTCCATCGGGAACTCCGCGATCGGGTCGATGTGCTGCATCCCGGCGATGTTGGCAACGTACCGAAGGTCGCCCTGCTCGGCGGCGGCTTCGACCACGGCGTCCACCTCATCGTCGTCGGTCAGATCAGTCTCGACGGGGTGATACGGACCGGGCAGGTCGAATTCGGCGATTAGATCACCCGTTTCGGCGAGGCCATCCTCGTCGACGTCAGCCCCGACGACCGTCAGACCGTTGGCGGCCAGCGCGACAGCCGTCGCCTGTCCGATCCCGCTCGCCGCGCCCGTCACGAGCGCGACGCTTTCAGCGGTAAAGCGGGGATCATCGATGACGAGCAAGTCATCGGCTGTCAGTTCCGGTTCGGTCAATTCGAAATCGTCACTCATACGCACTATCTTCACAGCCCCTACAGATAATGCTAGCTCACGGCGAAGTAAGTGGGATCTCGTGCAGAGCGAGGGATCACGCTAGCAACTCCACGCCGAGCACCAGCGCGCCCACGAGCCCGAAGACGATGCCGAGGCCAACTTCCATCAGGTCGCTGGGGACGTACTT is a genomic window containing:
- a CDS encoding dihydrolipoyl dehydrogenase, which gives rise to GMEEAYREKDDLTLYNDEAVFVDERTVTVDGERVSGDKVVVAAGSRPLVPPIDGLDSVEYLTSREALYLDEQPESLVIIGGGYIAVELGYFFETLGTDVRIIESGETLLGREDPDVSETFTDIARDRHGVHTGYRATAVESVNGSVRVTAESEDDDAITVEGEEVLVAAGRRPNTDTLDVAAAGIETDDRGFILTDERLQTSAENVWAQGDIAGNAMFKHSGDYETRVAIDNVVHDANRPIDLSAMPHAVFTEPQVAGVGKTEAELAAAGQEYVVGRQSLPDTPMGRAKKLEHGFVKVLATPDGEILGCHMLGEEASTMIHEVLVAMRAGSGQVSDITDTIHAHPTLNKAVEYAFRDALSE
- a CDS encoding peroxiredoxin family protein, which produces MSEQTFTTDALDFELPNVGIGPDPLSLAEVIDASDFAVLLFLRDYHCPKCKAQVSEISEHARTFNELKTAVLPILPEPRERAADWRDNVVEEFPFPLLADGEKRVADQYDQPTRYGPVGQLHDLLGRLPQSVVLDTRGDAAEVMFTHRGDSIDDRPAAEDLIGTVEDVQESFVFDCSLVEC
- a CDS encoding NAD(P)/FAD-dependent oxidoreductase; translation: MPETNDQNEYDVIVVGGGPAGQSAALYTTRLGHRTAIVDVGGGRAAMIQEVHNLIGVPEDESGMDLLGVGREQLEEYGCDFYRDRVTSCSRDGDAITLVGNDNEYTAQAVVLATGFNDVRPDPPLPRTGRGLHYCLHCDAHMFVDEPVYVMGHGESAVHVAGIMLNFTDEVDLLTRGNEPEWSDETAETLEAHPINVIHDDIAGVQNGEDGWLKALEFEGGDVREYKGGFAMYGAEYNNGLARELGCEINADGTVEVDDHGRTSVEKVYAVGDLTPGHNQLPIALGAGAKAGIDIHFSLRDFPRDPDVLDSQGPVRDEEVPGIPDQLLEQAVDFHTYGE
- the epsC gene encoding serine O-acetyltransferase EpsC; protein product: MNYEYAGDTHRELVESYRTDESPFPTDSSRTYPRREFLREEPPLLKQLLFPRCWNATELLDDPDETHRRLTELGRCMETGITAYSDQDEETVTEVIDGTLDQLPAIRRALKKDVEAAYKGDPAAKSYCEIIRSYPGFHATLTHRVAHVLYEADIFAYARELAEYARTETGIDIHPGAEIGEYFFVDHGSGVVIGETATVGNWVRIYQNVTLGTLHFEEEEEGEGHMLAKDYKRHPDIGDNVVIGAGSNVLGTVEIGDHVSIGANSWVTEDVPENTSVFIAEHPKQTRKPNR
- a CDS encoding patatin-like phospholipase family protein gives rise to the protein MSETTNVAIACQGGGSHTAFTAGVLEEMLRECDWDDEFELVGISGTSGGAFNALAAWYGLVTEGPDRAADLVNAIWDDLAANGFDDRMLNSWLKGVNKLQSSGMPLPQITPYQVPGKEIGKERIRDVLEAHIDFEAIPDYCRMSNPELVVGTVNVNAGVFETFVDEDVTVDAVLASAAVPNVFEAVEINGHYHWDGLFSQNPPVGDMMHQPPERKPDELWIIQINPQEFEGEPTSLEEIADRRNELSGNISLNQELGFIEQINEWVEDGKLPAEEFSKTDIHRIDMGERFHCSTKIDRDPTFITELMDLGNQRCETFLDERR
- a CDS encoding SDR family oxidoreductase is translated as MSDDFELTEPELTADDLLVIDDPRFTAESVALVTGAASGIGQATAVALAANGLTVVGADVDEDGLAETGDLIAEFDLPGPYHPVETDLTDDDEVDAVVEAAAEQGDLRYVANIAGMQHIDPIAEFPMDKYDLLTDIMLRAPFYTAKRAMPHIRETDDGVGAIANMSSVHGHYATQAKPAYITAKHGITGLTRAIAAEGEGSLRGFSVSVGYVLTPLMVNQIRDTAEKRGISEQEVVEDVMLGQARTKEMMTPAEVANLFVFGFSSHASHLNGGDLLFDGGYTTTYE